TCCTCACGTAACTCTCGCCACGGCTCCAGTCTGGCCCGTAGTCCAGTTCCCGAACGGTGTTCAGAATCGCGTTGGTTTCCATGCTCTATAGCTTGAGACAGCAACTCGTCGCATTCCAGAACCCGTCCGGGAATGATTGTTTCTCACGGAATGAGCTTCTCTTGTTTCCACGGATTGTAATAAGTCGTGAGAAGCGATCATCATGGGAGTTCACTCCCATCTACATTAGCGATAACGTTTCTTATAGGTTCGTCGAGAGTGCCAGTCAGTCACAATATCGCTCTCAATTACGAGGTCATTGACTGTAAACCCTTATATCCCAACGCCGGTCGGGATTCCATGTCGGTCACGTCGTGGGAAAATATCAGGCAATCGAGCTTTCCTTGTCCCGTGCAGCCGTCAGGTGTTCCTGTCCCCATTTGGCCATCTCCTGAATCACTGGCTCTAGCGATTTGCCGTGTTCGGTCAACGAATACTCGACCCGGACCGGTTTTTCGCTGATGACCGACCGCTCGACCAACTGTTTGGCCTCGAGGTCCTCGAGTGAGTCCGAGAGGACTTTGCTCGAGATCCCGCCGACTTCTTTTTTCAGTGCGTTGAATCCAAGTGGCCCGTTGGCAAGCAATCGATGGAGGATAACGGTGTGCCACTTCTTGCCAATCAGTGTCGCTGTGGAGGTGACAGGACACCAGTCTTCGCCTGCACACCACACTTCCAGTTGCTCTGTCGACTCGCTCATACCTGTACAATGGTGCTGGAACGGCATATAGTTACGTGTTGTAACCTGGTTACTAACCAGTACTGTATTTTGCCCGCCGATGCGTCCTGCTCACGGTCGGTCTCCGAGTAAGTGAGACGGAACGAACAGACTCACGCGCTACTCGCCCTGATTGGGAGCGTCGTCTCGAGCAACGATAGTACCAACTGAACCGATTTACACATCGATCGCACAGCACGTGCGATCGAGTGTGCAGTGACGGTCAGTGGCTACTATAGCACGTACGCAACGGGAACGGGTAGACGACGTGGCCGACGAGTCGACGTCGATAGACGACTGACTTTCCTCAACGTAACCTCCTAACGAGGAGGTTCGCGAGTGCTTATACGTTACCAAGTGTTATCTAGT
The sequence above is a segment of the Natrinema sp. HArc-T2 genome. Coding sequences within it:
- a CDS encoding winged helix-turn-helix transcriptional regulator, encoding MSESTEQLEVWCAGEDWCPVTSTATLIGKKWHTVILHRLLANGPLGFNALKKEVGGISSKVLSDSLEDLEAKQLVERSVISEKPVRVEYSLTEHGKSLEPVIQEMAKWGQEHLTAARDKESSIA